The Vicia villosa cultivar HV-30 ecotype Madison, WI linkage group LG1, Vvil1.0, whole genome shotgun sequence genome includes a region encoding these proteins:
- the LOC131606765 gene encoding transcription factor bHLH18-like, producing MEEINNTPMNEPETNKWLSDLEMDEYNLFPEECNLNFLDADEKQEFVSHDIATVFQEQNQHQHVTSECTSTTLTNLLTDETSFESFDFGFELTIIDQNDNITTETISPKLSPTSSISSFQSQILSFENLPNSPATNTPQFFEFDHTLNSKQNETVSVSPPQLENTHVFTQTRKGSSKNQNLEAKTSQPKRSRANAEDHIMAERKRREILSQSFIALAALIPNLKKMDKASVLAESIKYVKELKDRLEVLEDQNKKTKAESAVVLNKPDICSDEDNSSSDESIECGGGGDSESLLQVEARELGKEMLIRIHCKKKKGVLVKMMGEIQSLELFVVNSNVLPFGDSVLDITIIAQIGEGYNLSIKELVKKLRMDALKFMSS from the exons ATGGAAGAAATCAACAACACACCAATGAATGAGCCAGAAACCAACAAATGGCTATCTGATTTG GAAATGGATGAGTACAATTTATTTCCTGAAGAATGCAACCTGAATTTCCTTGATGCTGATGAGAAACAAGAGTTTGTTTCACATGACATAGCTACTGTCTTTCAAGAACAAAACCAACACCAACATGTGACTTCAGAGTGCACTTCCACAACCCTCACCAACTTACTCACTGATGAAACCAGTTTTGAGTCATTTGACTTTGGTTTTGAACTTACAATAATTGATCAAAATGACAACATCACTACTGAAACCATATCACCAAAACTATCTCCAACATCTTCTATCTCATCTTTTCAGTCTCAGATTCTCTCTTTTGAAAACCTCCCAAATTCACCTGCTACCAACACCCCCCAATTTTTTGAATTTGACCATACTCTAAACTCCAAACAGAATGAAACAGTGTCAGTATCTCCACCCCAGTTGGAAAACACTCATGTCTTCACTCAAACTCGAAAAGGGTCATCAAAAAATCAAAACTTGGAAGCAAAAACCTCGCAACCAAAGAGATCTCGAGCCAACGCTGAGGATCATATCATGGCTGAGAGAAAGCGAAGAGAGATACTCAGCCAGAGTTTCATTGCTCTTGCAGCTCTTATTCCTAACCTTAAAAAG ATGGACAAAGCTTCTGTATTAGCCGAGTCTATTAAATACGTGAAAGAGCTTAAAGATCGTTTGGAAGTTTTGGAAGATCAGAACAAGAAAACTAAAGCTGAATCTGCGGTTGTTCTGAACAAACCAGACATATGTAGCGATGAAGATAACTCCTCAAGTGATGAGAGCATTGaatgtggtggtggtggtgacaGTGAATCACTCTTACAAGTGGAAGCAAGAGAGTTAGGGAAAGAGATGTTGATTAGGATCCACTGCAAGAAGAAGAAGGGAGTTTTGGTAAAAATGATGGGAGAGATTCAAAGTTTAGAATTGTTTGTAGTGAATAGCAATGTCTTACCCTTTGGTGATTCTGTCCTAGACATAACCATCATTGCTCAG ATTGGTGAAGGGTACAATTTGAGCATAAAGGAGCTTGTGAAGAAGCTGCGCATGGATGCATTGAAGTTTATGTCATCATAA